The DNA window GGTGCGGGACCGGACGGCATCATAGAGATCGGTTAGCGACAGAAATCGCTCGTCGTCAGGGCGCGAAAACCATTCCGACGAAACGCGGCCGATTCGCTCGCCGCGCGAGATATCGACCTTGAAGCCGGAGGAAGCGGGCTGGTGAGTGGAAGCAAGGGAGTTCATTGGACTGTCTCCATAAGAAGAAACCCAGGCGCAGTGGCCGGGCGAGGTTGAGGGATGTCTGGGGAAGAAGAAGGGTCAATCGGAGCCGGAAGCCAGCCGGCGGTGCGCCAACCGGATCGCCGAGAGCGCCGCCTGGAATTCGGCAGTTCCGAGTGCGTCGGAAAAATCCATCGTGGTGGCGATGGAAACGCATGCCGCATGGACCTCGTCGTCGGTCACTGTCTGGGGTGTTAGACCCCTAAAACTCGGGTCCACCTCGAGCACGGCCGCGATTGCGTCGCGCACACGATCCTCCTGCAGCCTGATCAGGAGGTGGGAAGGCTTGGGTAGGTCGACTGGCTCTTCGGGATCCGGGTCGCTCGCGAGAATGGCTTCTCCTCGGGCAATCGCCCAGGCAGATCGGGCGAGCCATTTGGGCGACGATGGGCGGGCCGCGCGGATGTCATCCAACAATATCTTCAACAGTCCGAGCAGGATCTCGAAATGACGCGCCCGGCGCTGGACAGGTTCGTCGAACTGCTGCGGGATCTGGAGCGGCGGACCTGCATAGGCCGCATGTGTGCCGTCCCAGATCCCGGTGATATGAACTGGACCGGAGGAATCGAAGTCCTTCTCGGCGATATCCCAGCTGTCGTCGTCGATGGCGGCAAGGCACGCCGCATCCAATGTGTCGGCCGCATAGGTGCGATGCCGGAAGACTGGCAGGTGATAGGTAGTCTCGATGGTGAAGTCAGGCATGGATGCCTCCTGAAACGGAAAACCCGGCGCGATGGCCGGGCTGTTTTGCAAGGAAGACCCGACCGCAACGGCGATCGGGTCAGATGATGTGATGCTTGTGACGCTATTCGGCGGCTTCGAGATGCTCGCCGTCGATCCCGGTTTCGGTATCGCTGGCGTCATCGTCCGGTGTTTCCGGCTGGTCGAGCAGGAAGGCCGGCAGGTCGGAGAGTTCGGACGGAGTCTCACCCTCATCGGAACCGAGGGAGGCATCGTCGGCGGTAGCGCCGCTTTCGCTGATGCCGTCGTCACTCGTCATGCGAAGCGGTTCCGGTAACCAGCCGCAGCCTGTCATCAGCCGCTCGGCCTCGCGAGCCATGTCGGTCTTCTTGAGATGGCCGATCAGTTCCGCCGCCTGGTCGCCCTTGGCTTCTCGGACGGCCTGCAGGATACGCGCCTTGGTGACGCGGCCGAGATAGTTGTCGGCGGTCGGCGTCCAGCCGGCTTCCACCATGTCGAAGCCGATCGAGCGGGCCAGCTGCTCGGAATGGGCGATCGCCCGGGTCCGCTTGTTCCAGGGTTCGATCACCGCGTTGACCGAAAGCGACGCGCAATGGGCAAACAGCGCCTGGCGGCTGACCTCGTCGAGCGTGATCAGGAAATCCCAAAGATCGTTCGGATCCTTGGGGAGATCCTGGCCCCAGCCTTCCTGCCGCTGATCGATCTCCTTCGCCCAGACCGTATCGCCGAGGCCCGGCGTCTGGCTGAAGCGGGCACTTTGCAGCGTTACCTCCAGGCATGAATCCGAGCCGTAGACATAGAAGATCTTCAGGACGAAGGCGTGCAGAACCGCGATGAAGGCAATAACCGGATCGTTCGCGAGCGCATTGCGCAAAGCGATTGTGCGGGCCGCCGTCAGATCAAGGACAAGGCGATCGGGAAGCGGTTTGATCGTTTCGTCCTCGTCGTCCGGTTGTGTGTCCCCGACGACGGAGCCGCCTACCGGACGATCACTGCCATGATCGCCATCATCGTGAACGACATTATCCGAGGGATCAGTCTCTTCTTTCGGTTCGTCCTCCGGTCGCACGAAGCCTCGTTCAATTTTAAGCTCGCCACCGGCGCCAAGCGAGACGAAGAGACCACCGCGTGCGACCTCCTGCAGATTGAACACGTATGGCCGGTCATTGAGCCGGTCGAGCTCTGCACCAAGCTCCTCCAGCTTCCGCTCGGTCGTCTCCGAGTACTCGTCCGCTTCAGCATATTCCGCGTCGAGCTTGTCGTATTCGGCACGCGTGGCATCGTAGCGCGCCAGTTCCTCTTCAGTCATCTCCGCCTGCTCGCCGTAGAAGCGGCGCAGACCGGACGTGTGGCCGTAGGGGAAGTCGAAGGCCGCTTCGGCCCATTTCCAGCCTTCGCTCACCTGGATCGCCTCGGCGTCGGCCTTGAGCTTTTCCATCACGAGCTGCTCGAGCAGCGCCGGATCCTGCAACCATCCGCCCTGATCCTGGTCGAACAGATCGCGCATCGTCACGCCGCCAGCCGCCTCATAAGCTTCGATGCCGACATAGACGGCGCGGCGGTCGCTCGCGCGGATCGCGGTCTCGGTCAGCAGTCGGCGGATGTAGTAAGGCTCCCGGCTATGGGAGCGGGAGACCGTATCCCACACCTGCTCCTGGCGGACGTGATCACTGGTGATCGAGAAGGCCATGATCTGTTCGAGCGTCATCTCGTCCTCGGCATAAAGATCGAGAAGCCGCGGTGAGACGGAAGCCAGCCGCTGCCGCTGCCTGACGGTGGCAACCGAAACGAAGAAGCGCGCGGCGATCTCCTCCTCACCAAGCCCCTGCTCGCGCAATGTCTGGAAGGCGCGGAACTGGTCGAGCGGATGAAGGCTGACGCGCTGGACGTTTTCGGCGAGCGAGTCCTCGACTTCGAGCGTCTCGCCCTTGCTGACGATGCAGGGAACACCGGCGGTTTTGGCCAGACGCTTCTGCGCCACCAGGCGCTCAAGTGCGCGATAGCGGCGCCCGCCGGCGGGGATGCGGTAAATGCCGGTCTCGTTGCCATCGCCGTCGAGTTCAGGGCGGACGTTGAGGCTGGTCAGCAGTCCGCGATGGGCGATGTCTTCCGCCAGATCCTCGATCGAGATGCCCGCCTTGATCTTGCGGACGTTCTGCTGGCTAAGCACCAGTTTGTTGAAGGGGATATCCCGGGCTGCACTGAGGGTGATTTTCTGGATGGCTTGTGCCATGTCAGTTTCTCCATGACGGACCGGCCGGAGCCTCTCTCCAACCCTCTCAATCCGTCAAAAATCCCCCTTCCCTCCTCTCCCTCCATGCCGCCAGCTTGGATCTCACCGTAAATCACTCGCCCCCTAATTGATTGCCCCTGTTTCACCCTCTATTTCTCCTGCCCGTTCAGGCACTGGCTGCCATATCGGGCACAGACTGACGAAGGTTGATAGAGTTGACGGCTTGCTCTATATAATTATCAACCATCAACCTAGACCCGCGTCGTCGGAACGGAGATACGGCCATGGCAGAACCACAGATCGCCGCCGGCATTCCAGAGGATATAAGGGCGGACGTCGAGATAGCGGCAAACCGTGAGGGCCTTCGCGTTGCCGAATGGATCCACCGGGCATTGCGACGAGAAGTTTCTCATCAGACCTGGGGCCTCGGACCACAATCGGTTGATCTTGGGATGCATCGCTACCTGGCTGGGCCGGCCAATGTGCCTATTGTGGGGTCCTTCAACCACGAAAATGACAGATCATACCTTTCGAACTCACTTCCGCTTAACTTCATGAGTGTGTCAGAAACCCGGACATTGGGGATTTATGGCCTTACGTTCTTTTTTTCGCGCATCGATCAGGGAGCAATGCTGCTCAGTTCGGCCCTGATTGAGGGGTCGGTGGGCCATTTCCGGCCGAGTTACGATCGCGTTCGCGTCAACCGGCCGCGCTCATGGATGGACAATCTGGTCATCAGTTGCCGCGACCGATCTGCGGAAGTTCGCGAGGCCTTGAAATTCGAGTGGGAGCCTACCGGTCGGGCGGCCGCGCTCGCTCTTGACGCGTTCAAGACGCTGAGTGAATTGACACAGACGAGCTGGGAACTCCAGCGGCTGTGCCAGGTGGACCGGCCGCGCGCATTCCACGAACTCGCCCTTCACTTGGAGCTTGCAACGCAACAGTTTGAACTGAACGCGCGGCTTGTTGCCGAGATTGAGGGTTTTGAGGCGCCCTCTCCTGCGGAGCGCTTAAACGATGTCCAAACCGATCTTTTGACGCGGGCCGGCGGCGGCTTGTCGCTCACGGCGGCCGCCGACCGTCTCGGCATCTCCCGACAGGCCCTGCACAAACGGGCCAAGACTGGATCCGCACTTGCGCTTATGCAGGGAAGCGAACTCGTTCTGCCATTGGCACAATGGGTCAGCACCGGAAAGTCTCTGACCTGGATCGACGGCCTGCCCAAAGTCCTCAAGCTGTTCAAGACAGCCGGTGGCTGGTCTGCGTTGCAATTCTTGATCGAACAGGATCCAAACCTTGGCACGACGCCGCGACTCGCGCTGATCGATGGCAAGGTCGATGACGTCGTCTCCGCAGCCGAAGCCTATCTCGGAATAGAGGGAGAGGCATAATCGTGGTTGCCTCGCGTTTTGTGTCTGGTCTGCGTGCCATCACGCTTCCGGCCGGCCACGGTCTTGTGCGCGTGCATGCGCTCAATCGGGGACCGGTCTTCTTTGGACCTGCTCCCGGGAGCCGCCCTCAGAACCGCTTCGATGCGCCAGACCAGGAGTATCGGGTTCTTTATGCCGCCGAACACCTGGAAGGCGCCTTTGTCGAGACCGTATTGCGCCGGCCGGTCGGTCGGATCTTACGGCGTGCCAGCGTCGAGGAGCGCGGCTGGAGTATTTTGCGCCCCTCGCGGCCTCTTGCCCTTGCCAAGCTGTTCGACGACGGCCTGCAATTTCACCAGATCGACGCCAGCGAAATCAGCGTTGATAATTATGCTCCCTCGCGGGCATTGGCGCTTGCACTCCATGCGGAGTTCAGCGATCTCGATGGTCTCGCATACCGGTCACGGTACAATAACGGCGAGATCTGCTACGCAATCTTCGACCGCATTGCGCCGGGCGAATTTGACGCGGGACCCGTCTCGCCGTTTGCCGACCACAAGGACACGGTCGATGCGATGATGGAGCTCTACGGCGCCGTCTTCGATACCAGTCCACCCATCCCGCCAATTTAGATCGGGCTTTTGGCGCGTGCCATTTGCAGTGTTCGGGAAGAGGGGCAAGTCATATCGGCTGCTCCGCCTTGCCATCTGCGGTCACCGGCTTGTCGCGCGCCGTCGATGTACCCCCACCGAGCTGCAATGGCCCTGGCAAAAGACAGTGATCGATGTCATCCGGTCCTGATCGGTTGTCAGACGGCAGCCGCCACTATTTCCTGGCCGAGGACAAGTAATGAGACCAACCTCGCGATCGACGTCACTGTAGTGGTGCCCGCGCTTTCGGCCGCCGGTCCCCAACTGGTCAACAGCATCTGTGAGGCTCATGCCACGAGACGCCCGCTCGCCGCACCGTTGGCACGCACGAGCGCCATTAACATCGGTCCAAGACTGAACTCGTTGCGCTCGGATCGTCTGGTCAGGTCGCGCAGATACCCGCCTGCGGAGTTGATGTGCCCTCCCCTCTCGAGAATGCAGGCTATTACCGTAGCCGCGTTTTCCGGCCCCATTGTCGCGCACGCGTCCTGATAAGCCGACGGGGTGACTCCGAGCATCGTTCGAACCACCACTGCGGCCGACATCAAATCGCGCCAGCTCGACACAACACCGCCCTTCGCATAGTCGGATATCTGCGGGCAGGCCCGGAGGACTAGCCCCAACGGAAATGATCTAAAGTCAGCGGTCGCGCTCTCCGCGGCTGGTCTGGATCTCCGCCTGTCCAATTGCTGCTTTTCATCTCCCTGCTCGGTAATTGGCGCGCCGTCTTGTGCCGGTCTCGCGCCCAGCTTCTTTTCGAAGCCAGGTTCAGATTCAAAGTTAGAATAGGTATTTGAATTATGTATTTGCCGCTCATCTTGATGGGCATTGCCGCCTGGTTTTTGTGCATTTATCTGCGATTCCAACGTGTTGAGAACATCGTCGCGGATTAGGCCGAGCTCGGTGAGCACGTCTTCGACCTGCGTGGCGCTTGGAATACGCGGCAGCTTCGCCAGCGCAGACTTCAAGGTCGCGACACTGCCCTGCCAGTCACCGTCAATCCCTTCTTCGACCGCTGTCTCAATCAGCTTGGTGATATCGCGCCGACACACCGTCAGCCGCTCGCGCAGATGCTGCAGGTGCAGCCGCTCGGCCGCGACGTCGGCAGCAAGCTGCTCGATTTCGCAAGCCCTCGCGAGCAAGGGTGCCAAGGAAAAGCCGAATGCCTCGGAAATCTGGCCACCGCGCCCCTTGCGAGCGTAACGTTTGCCATTGGCGCTATCCTTCCGCACCAAAAGACCGGCGTCGATCAGCGCGGCAAGATGCCTGCGGATCGTCTGCTCGGCCATGCCGTGGGCTCTGAGCGACAGTTGCGCATTGGACGGAAAGACGATCAGGCCATTGTCTTCGGCCAGCTCATTATGGGGATAGAAACTTAAAAGCGCGTTCATTACCGCCAGTGCGCGGTCATTGATACCAAGCAACGGCCTCGCCTCGCAGAGCGAGCGATAAAGCTTCCACTTGTCGATCGAAATACCTGGCTCGATCTCGCGCGACGCCATCTGACTCGCGAGCATGCCAAGCGACAACGATCGCCGCCCGAAGGGCGTCGTCACATGTCCACTATCCATTTTCCTTCACCTTTCGTCAGGCAAAAGAAATCTGCTCATCAAAACGATGCCAAAGACTCTTGACGTGGATTCGTGGAAATGCGATTCTCATTCTTGCTTAGGGAATTGAGAGAGGCTTCCACGACGGAAACGTTCTGGTGGCCTTTTTCTTTTTGCGCTGCTGCTCCTTTGCTAGTTCAACATTGTTTTGGACACGCACTAGTTCGAAGCGTTGCCCTGAAGATTATATTCACGCAACAGCTCCGGCATACGTCCAGCGAGCCAGCGTGCGAAAGCGTCTTCTGCCTTGGGTATGGCGACGGTTGTTCCGCTGGCGGAACTCTTCATTCGGCCAAAAAGCCTTCCGGCATGGGTAAAATCGACGGTCTCGCTTGGCTTTCCGGTCGCTGACGACGCTCCGGTCGCCGCTGCGCTCATGGCGAGGCCGATCCGGCCAACGCCGTCTGCCTTGCGAAAACCCTCTCCCTTGATCGCTGCTCGTACCGCGTCAATCTTTGACTCGTCCTTCAGGAGGTCGGCCAAAGTCGTCCACTTTGGTCGGCCAACGGCTTTGGCGCGTCCGATCGCGAAAATGATGTCGCTCGGGATGATGGAGGTCACGCGAAAGAGATGCGACACCGCGGCCTCGGAAAGGCCGAGGACCGGGCAGATCGCCCGATGGGACAATCCGGCATTTTTCAGCTGGACCGCCCACATCGCCTGTTCGATCCAGGTGAGATTCTCCCGGATGCCGTTTTCAACCGCCTGCTCCTCAATCAGCTGCCGATCGGAAAGCTCACGTATGTAGGCCTTGATCTTGACTGCCTCGGGCCGCTCTGCCTCGGCCATCAATGATTTGATTGCATTGAGACGGCGATGCCCGTAGGCCAGTTGGTAGTGATCGCGCTTGCTGGGATGAGGCCGCACAAGAACTGGGATCTTCTGGCCTTCCGAAGCAATCGACTGCTTCAGCGCCTCAAGTTCGTCTTCAGCCTCCTCGTCATTGTCGAAGCGGTCCTGATATGGCGAACGCTCGACCTTGGCGGGGTCAAGTGAAAGAATGGTATCCTCGCTGAGATGGGTCAGCGCCTTTCCGACATTCGAAATCACTGGTGAGGAATGACGCCTAGCCGACACCGGCATCTCTGGCTCATCCGTTTCGGCTTCCGCGCGGTTTTCCGCCTCCTCGGCCATACGACGAAGAATGCTCTTTTTCATGTGCTACGCCCCCAGACCTGGTGTGCTAACCCAAGGATTTCGAAGTTGACGCGATCGGCACTTTCGACCGCGCGCTTTAGCGCTTCACGGCCCACCTCCCCTGCTTCGAGCTCGTAGAGGCTTTTCTTTGCAACCGCGGCGCCGGCAATTGCCGTCGATTCGAGTGCTTCAGCGACAAGGACATCGTCGCCAAACAGCCGCCGCATCACGCCGGCCATATATTTCTGCGGCCCATCATTCGGGTTTACGCGGGTGAGGAGAAACCGGAAGAAATCATGTTCGAACTTGGCCCCGAACTGCGCGAGGACATCCGAAAGATCGGAAATCATGATGAGGAACTGATTGCAGGACGCCACGTCGAGCATCGCTGGATGGACCGTAACGATTAGCGCAGTGGCGGCGTAAAGGGCGGCAAGCGTAGAATAGCCAAGTGACGGCGGCGTATCGAGAATGACGAAATCGTAGTTGTCGCCGACGCTGGCAATGGCCCTTCCCAGGCGCTCGAAAAATAGGCCAAGTTCGTCCCGGGACTTCGAGCCGAGATAGGTCGGCGTGTCGAACTCGAAATCCATGAGTTCGAGATTTCCCGGGACGAGATCAACGCCCGGGAAATAAGTGGGGCGGATGATGTCGGCGAACGAACGCCTTTCGTTGTCGTAGCGGATCGCCGCGTAGGCAGTCTCATTCTCGCCGAGATCGAATTCGGGCTGCAAACCGAAGAGGGCGGTCATCGATGCTTGCGGATCAAGATCGATGCATAAAACCCGGTATCCCTGAAGACCCAGAAAATGGGCAAGGTGGATGGATGTTGTAGTCTTCGAGCTGCCGCCTTTGAAGTTGACGGTCGCAATGACCTGCAGCTTCTCGTTCGTGCGCCGATAGGGCAGCAGTTGCTCGGCTTCGTCGGGGCGAAGCGACGCCAGGAATGACCGTAGCTCCTTGACCTGTCCGACTGTGTAGGTGCGCCGATTGTTTTCAGCGCGTTCCGGCACCGGGCCTTTGCCTTCGATCGTCAACTGTCTAAGCGTGCTTTCCGGGACCGCCAAGAGCCGGGCCAGGTCCATGGTCGAAAATGTCTTGGCGAAAGTCTTGCGTGCTTCGGGTGGATAGACGGCTTCGCGCATGTCGCGCAGCTCGGCCGAAAGCTTTGCGGTATAAACGTCGATCTTTGACGCTGTATCTCTGACGTTTTTAGATGCTGCTTGGGGCATCCAGTCCTCTTGACGGTTATGAACCTTTTACGGGGCAATTTCCGTCAACGTTGCCAGAGGCCATCCGATTCCACAAGGCATTTTTAGTTAATGGAATCTTAACTACCAGGAAACCCGCCGTCAGCCGCGCAGTTGGGGGCTAAGCTGCCCACCCTTAGAAACTTTACAATTGTAAAGTCTCGAATCGACGCGGCGCGGCGCCATAAACT is part of the Rhizobium sp. ZPR4 genome and encodes:
- a CDS encoding ParB/RepB/Spo0J family partition protein is translated as MAQAIQKITLSAARDIPFNKLVLSQQNVRKIKAGISIEDLAEDIAHRGLLTSLNVRPELDGDGNETGIYRIPAGGRRYRALERLVAQKRLAKTAGVPCIVSKGETLEVEDSLAENVQRVSLHPLDQFRAFQTLREQGLGEEEIAARFFVSVATVRQRQRLASVSPRLLDLYAEDEMTLEQIMAFSITSDHVRQEQVWDTVSRSHSREPYYIRRLLTETAIRASDRRAVYVGIEAYEAAGGVTMRDLFDQDQGGWLQDPALLEQLVMEKLKADAEAIQVSEGWKWAEAAFDFPYGHTSGLRRFYGEQAEMTEEELARYDATRAEYDKLDAEYAEADEYSETTERKLEELGAELDRLNDRPYVFNLQEVARGGLFVSLGAGGELKIERGFVRPEDEPKEETDPSDNVVHDDGDHGSDRPVGGSVVGDTQPDDEDETIKPLPDRLVLDLTAARTIALRNALANDPVIAFIAVLHAFVLKIFYVYGSDSCLEVTLQSARFSQTPGLGDTVWAKEIDQRQEGWGQDLPKDPNDLWDFLITLDEVSRQALFAHCASLSVNAVIEPWNKRTRAIAHSEQLARSIGFDMVEAGWTPTADNYLGRVTKARILQAVREAKGDQAAELIGHLKKTDMAREAERLMTGCGWLPEPLRMTSDDGISESGATADDASLGSDEGETPSELSDLPAFLLDQPETPDDDASDTETGIDGEHLEAAE
- a CDS encoding RES family NAD+ phosphorylase, giving the protein MVASRFVSGLRAITLPAGHGLVRVHALNRGPVFFGPAPGSRPQNRFDAPDQEYRVLYAAEHLEGAFVETVLRRPVGRILRRASVEERGWSILRPSRPLALAKLFDDGLQFHQIDASEISVDNYAPSRALALALHAEFSDLDGLAYRSRYNNGEICYAIFDRIAPGEFDAGPVSPFADHKDTVDAMMELYGAVFDTSPPIPPI
- the repC gene encoding plasmid replication protein RepC → MDSGHVTTPFGRRSLSLGMLASQMASREIEPGISIDKWKLYRSLCEARPLLGINDRALAVMNALLSFYPHNELAEDNGLIVFPSNAQLSLRAHGMAEQTIRRHLAALIDAGLLVRKDSANGKRYARKGRGGQISEAFGFSLAPLLARACEIEQLAADVAAERLHLQHLRERLTVCRRDITKLIETAVEEGIDGDWQGSVATLKSALAKLPRIPSATQVEDVLTELGLIRDDVLNTLESQINAQKPGGNAHQDERQIHNSNTYSNFESEPGFEKKLGARPAQDGAPITEQGDEKQQLDRRRSRPAAESATADFRSFPLGLVLRACPQISDYAKGGVVSSWRDLMSAAVVVRTMLGVTPSAYQDACATMGPENAATVIACILERGGHINSAGGYLRDLTRRSERNEFSLGPMLMALVRANGAASGRLVA
- the repB gene encoding plasmid partitioning protein RepB; amino-acid sequence: MKKSILRRMAEEAENRAEAETDEPEMPVSARRHSSPVISNVGKALTHLSEDTILSLDPAKVERSPYQDRFDNDEEAEDELEALKQSIASEGQKIPVLVRPHPSKRDHYQLAYGHRRLNAIKSLMAEAERPEAVKIKAYIRELSDRQLIEEQAVENGIRENLTWIEQAMWAVQLKNAGLSHRAICPVLGLSEAAVSHLFRVTSIIPSDIIFAIGRAKAVGRPKWTTLADLLKDESKIDAVRAAIKGEGFRKADGVGRIGLAMSAAATGASSATGKPSETVDFTHAGRLFGRMKSSASGTTVAIPKAEDAFARWLAGRMPELLREYNLQGNASN
- the repA gene encoding plasmid partitioning protein RepA; this encodes MPQAASKNVRDTASKIDVYTAKLSAELRDMREAVYPPEARKTFAKTFSTMDLARLLAVPESTLRQLTIEGKGPVPERAENNRRTYTVGQVKELRSFLASLRPDEAEQLLPYRRTNEKLQVIATVNFKGGSSKTTTSIHLAHFLGLQGYRVLCIDLDPQASMTALFGLQPEFDLGENETAYAAIRYDNERRSFADIIRPTYFPGVDLVPGNLELMDFEFDTPTYLGSKSRDELGLFFERLGRAIASVGDNYDFVILDTPPSLGYSTLAALYAATALIVTVHPAMLDVASCNQFLIMISDLSDVLAQFGAKFEHDFFRFLLTRVNPNDGPQKYMAGVMRRLFGDDVLVAEALESTAIAGAAVAKKSLYELEAGEVGREALKRAVESADRVNFEILGLAHQVWGRST